One genomic region from Stackebrandtia nassauensis DSM 44728 encodes:
- the bcp gene encoding thioredoxin-dependent thiol peroxidase, whose translation MTTRLAPGDTAPAFDLPTHDGGRLSLDSLKGHKVILYAYPAAMTPGCTKQACDFRDSLASLQAAGYRVVGISPDKPAKLAKFVERDALTFPLVSDGDKEVLNAYGAYGEKKNYGRVYEGVIRSTFVIDADGKIEVAQYNVRATGHVAKLRRDLGLD comes from the coding sequence ATGACCACACGACTCGCGCCCGGCGACACCGCGCCCGCCTTCGACCTGCCCACTCACGACGGCGGCCGCCTCAGCCTCGACTCACTGAAGGGCCACAAGGTCATCCTGTACGCCTACCCCGCGGCCATGACGCCCGGCTGCACCAAGCAGGCCTGCGACTTCCGCGACAGTCTCGCCTCGCTTCAGGCCGCCGGGTACCGGGTGGTCGGCATCTCCCCCGACAAGCCCGCCAAACTGGCCAAGTTCGTCGAGCGCGACGCGCTGACCTTCCCGTTGGTGTCCGATGGGGACAAAGAGGTGCTCAACGCCTACGGCGCCTACGGCGAGAAGAAGAACTACGGCCGCGTCTACGAGGGCGTCATCCGCTCCACCTTCGTGATCGACGCCGACGGCAAGATCGAAGTGGCCCAGTACAACGTCCGCGCCACCGGCCACGTCGCCAAACTGCGGCGCGACCTGGGGCTGGACTGA
- a CDS encoding S1 family peptidase, producing the protein MSRRTLVAATASTLLLATILVANPATASAQPITAEAAKAELKGTVDPDIIDAMKRDFGISADAAYDRLAASKVASDIESIASVDFFGAYGGTWIAKDGTQTVVAVTDSALADDVEALGATAKIVDKTLVELQDVQAQLDKVDSPDGVHSYYADVKTNAVTITASNQKVADKLVRKAKVDAADTRYQHSAEQPKPLYDIRGGDAYYMGGRCSVGFAVTHSGGSGMVTAGHCGTRGTAVQGYNRVDLGRFEGSVFPGSDYAWVSANSNWTSVAKVNGYGQADLSVSDRTEAATGASVCRSGSTTGLHCGTIGPKNQTVNYPQGTVRGMTRTNVCAEPGDSGGSWLSGSSAQGVTSGGSGNCSSGGTTYFFPLTPIFNAYPGLTLKTGGTQPPEGCDRSEEQFTNSLTGTGDENLEPNGTYYESGAGAQVGCLVGPSGTDFDLYLRKWNGSSWTTVARSESADSTEEINYNGTAGRYVWRVYAYSGSGTYQFGLTRP; encoded by the coding sequence GTGTCCAGACGCACCCTCGTGGCCGCTACCGCGTCCACGCTGCTGCTCGCAACGATTCTGGTCGCCAACCCCGCGACCGCCTCCGCCCAGCCCATCACCGCCGAAGCCGCCAAGGCCGAGCTGAAAGGCACCGTTGATCCCGACATCATCGACGCCATGAAGCGCGACTTCGGAATCAGCGCCGACGCCGCCTATGACCGGCTCGCCGCGTCCAAGGTGGCCAGTGACATCGAGTCCATCGCGTCGGTCGACTTCTTCGGTGCCTACGGTGGCACCTGGATCGCCAAGGACGGCACCCAGACCGTCGTGGCCGTCACCGACTCCGCCCTCGCCGACGACGTCGAAGCCCTCGGCGCCACCGCCAAGATCGTCGACAAGACCCTGGTCGAACTCCAGGACGTCCAAGCCCAGCTGGACAAGGTCGACTCGCCCGACGGCGTCCACTCCTACTACGCCGACGTCAAGACCAACGCCGTCACCATCACCGCGTCCAACCAGAAGGTCGCCGACAAACTCGTCCGCAAGGCCAAGGTCGACGCCGCAGACACGCGTTACCAGCACTCCGCCGAACAACCCAAGCCGCTGTACGACATCCGCGGCGGCGACGCCTACTACATGGGCGGCCGCTGCTCGGTCGGCTTCGCCGTCACCCACTCCGGTGGCAGCGGCATGGTCACCGCCGGACACTGCGGTACCCGCGGCACCGCCGTCCAGGGTTACAACCGCGTCGACCTGGGACGTTTCGAGGGCTCGGTCTTCCCGGGCAGCGACTACGCCTGGGTCTCGGCCAACAGCAACTGGACCTCGGTCGCCAAGGTCAACGGTTACGGCCAGGCCGACCTCAGCGTCTCCGACCGCACCGAAGCCGCCACCGGCGCCTCGGTGTGCCGTTCCGGTTCGACCACCGGTCTGCACTGCGGCACCATCGGTCCCAAGAACCAGACCGTGAACTACCCGCAGGGCACCGTGCGCGGCATGACCCGCACCAACGTGTGTGCCGAGCCCGGCGACTCCGGCGGCTCCTGGCTGTCGGGTTCCAGCGCCCAGGGTGTCACCTCCGGCGGCAGCGGTAACTGCTCCTCCGGCGGAACCACCTACTTCTTCCCGTTGACCCCGATCTTCAACGCCTACCCGGGACTGACCCTCAAGACCGGGGGCACCCAGCCGCCCGAGGGCTGCGACCGCTCCGAAGAGCAGTTCACCAACAGCCTGACCGGCACCGGCGATGAGAACCTCGAGCCCAACGGCACCTACTACGAGTCGGGCGCCGGCGCCCAGGTGGGCTGCCTCGTCGGTCCCAGCGGCACCGACTTCGACCTGTACCTGCGCAAGTGGAACGGCAGCTCGTGGACCACGGTCGCCCGTTCCGAAAGCGCCGACTCCACAGAGGAGATCAACTACAACGGCACGGCCGGTCGCTACGTGTGGCGGGTCTACGCCTACTCCGGCTCCGGTACCTACCAATTCGGACTGACGCGCCCGTAA
- a CDS encoding S1 family peptidase: MNKRKIAAVIGAAAIAGGTALFLSTGNASADEIRSIDDLKSTLKGTVSDGQLEAMKDHLGTTADGVYERLAVDKVTGDIEKIASEDFAGKYGGTWTNPQGTGTIVAITDPALVEDVEELGAKAEVVDSTMDELEKAKNKLDSVDVPEGVYSWSIDVMENSLKVAGDPEAAKSFIEDAGVKAIIDEKAEEVKPLEDIVGGTEYGIDNQSLCSVGFSVTGPDGDGFLTAGHCGSTGASVTSGTGQGGSFKDSVFPGSDYAYVDAGDGWTVSPNVEGSDQAVADSTEAEIGAEVCRSGRTTGWQCGSIQEKDASVTYPQGTVDGMTGTDACAEPGDSGGSFISGASAQGMTSGGSGDCSSGGQTYFFPVTDALSATGTELTVG; this comes from the coding sequence GTGAACAAACGCAAAATCGCCGCGGTCATCGGTGCCGCGGCCATAGCAGGAGGCACCGCGCTCTTCCTGAGCACTGGCAACGCCTCCGCCGATGAGATCCGATCCATAGACGACCTGAAGTCGACGCTCAAGGGAACCGTCAGCGACGGCCAGCTCGAGGCCATGAAGGACCACCTGGGCACCACCGCCGACGGGGTCTACGAACGACTCGCCGTCGACAAGGTCACCGGCGACATCGAGAAGATCGCGTCCGAGGACTTCGCCGGCAAGTACGGCGGGACCTGGACCAACCCGCAGGGCACCGGCACCATCGTCGCCATCACCGACCCGGCACTGGTCGAGGACGTCGAGGAGCTGGGAGCCAAGGCCGAGGTCGTGGACTCCACGATGGACGAGCTGGAGAAGGCCAAGAACAAGCTCGACAGTGTCGACGTACCCGAGGGCGTGTACTCCTGGTCGATCGACGTCATGGAGAACTCGCTGAAGGTCGCCGGTGACCCCGAGGCCGCGAAGTCCTTCATCGAGGACGCCGGTGTCAAGGCGATCATCGACGAGAAGGCCGAAGAGGTGAAACCGCTGGAGGACATCGTCGGCGGCACCGAATACGGCATCGACAACCAGTCACTGTGCTCGGTCGGCTTCTCGGTGACCGGCCCCGACGGCGACGGCTTCCTGACCGCGGGCCACTGCGGCAGCACCGGCGCCTCGGTCACCAGCGGCACCGGACAGGGCGGCTCCTTCAAGGACTCGGTCTTCCCCGGCTCCGACTACGCCTATGTGGACGCGGGTGACGGCTGGACCGTCTCCCCCAACGTCGAGGGCTCCGACCAGGCCGTCGCCGACTCCACCGAGGCCGAGATCGGCGCCGAGGTGTGCCGCTCGGGTCGCACCACCGGTTGGCAGTGCGGCAGCATCCAGGAGAAGGACGCCAGCGTCACCTACCCGCAGGGCACGGTTGACGGCATGACCGGCACCGACGCGTGCGCCGAGCCCGGCGACTCCGGCGGTTCCTTCATCTCCGGCGCCAGCGCGCAGGGCATGACGTCGGGTGGTTCCGGCGACTGCTCCAGCGGCGGCCAGACCTATTTCTTCCCGGTGACGGACGCCCTGTCGGCGACCGGAACCGAGTTGACCGTCGGATAA
- a CDS encoding DoxX family protein, with product MNTALWIVTGILAAAFAFAGSTKLFIPREKLMKAPGAGWVEDFSAGFIKLLAVVEILGALGLILPAVTGIAPILVPLAAVGLGLIMVGAAVVETRRQEVKHALVNLVYLALLAFVAWGRFGPESFTG from the coding sequence ATGAACACCGCCCTGTGGATCGTCACCGGCATTCTGGCCGCGGCATTCGCGTTCGCCGGTTCCACCAAACTGTTCATCCCCCGGGAGAAACTGATGAAGGCCCCCGGTGCCGGGTGGGTCGAGGACTTCAGCGCCGGTTTCATCAAGCTGCTGGCGGTCGTCGAGATCCTCGGCGCCCTCGGTCTGATCCTGCCCGCCGTCACCGGAATCGCGCCGATCCTGGTGCCGCTGGCCGCCGTCGGGCTGGGCCTGATCATGGTCGGCGCGGCGGTCGTGGAGACCCGGCGCCAGGAGGTCAAACACGCCCTGGTGAACCTGGTCTACCTCGCCCTGCTCGCCTTCGTGGCCTGGGGTCGCTTCGGACCCGAGTCCTTCACCGGCTGA
- a CDS encoding NAD(P)-dependent oxidoreductase encodes MSADKTPVTVVGLGNMGTALAQAFLDAGHPTTVWNRSPGRAAPLAEAGAVHIASIAEAVADSPLVVACLTTYEATIEALEPAAAALSGRVLVTLNSGTPKGVNALAAWASAHGIRLLDGAVKNVPDAVGKPETLLYYGGDPELFAEHEATLRVLGGDTVHLGDDVDLAKLYEQAVGGTLLPALLGFFQGAAMVTKRGKSARSLVPYTVKWLEMIGQVLTPMAEEIDKRDYSKPFSSLGLFHEGIPYDAEIGADGDIDVSWHEPMHELLRRGVEAGYRDQSISALYEVITRPRR; translated from the coding sequence ATGTCCGCCGACAAGACGCCCGTGACCGTAGTGGGTCTGGGCAACATGGGAACCGCGCTGGCGCAAGCCTTCCTGGACGCCGGACACCCCACCACGGTGTGGAACCGCAGTCCGGGCAGGGCCGCGCCACTGGCCGAAGCCGGTGCCGTCCACATCGCATCCATCGCCGAGGCGGTCGCCGACAGCCCGCTCGTCGTCGCCTGCCTGACCACCTATGAGGCCACGATCGAGGCGCTGGAACCCGCCGCCGCGGCGTTGTCCGGACGGGTGCTGGTGACGCTGAACTCGGGCACGCCCAAGGGCGTCAACGCCTTGGCGGCGTGGGCTTCGGCGCACGGGATCCGGTTGCTGGACGGCGCGGTCAAGAACGTGCCCGACGCCGTGGGCAAGCCGGAGACGCTGTTGTACTACGGCGGCGACCCGGAACTGTTCGCCGAGCACGAGGCGACCCTGCGGGTGCTGGGCGGCGACACCGTCCACCTCGGTGACGACGTGGACCTGGCCAAGCTCTACGAACAGGCGGTGGGCGGGACGCTGTTGCCCGCGCTGCTGGGGTTCTTCCAGGGGGCCGCGATGGTGACCAAACGCGGCAAGTCCGCGCGGTCGCTGGTGCCCTACACCGTCAAGTGGCTGGAGATGATCGGTCAGGTCCTGACGCCGATGGCCGAGGAGATCGACAAGCGTGACTACAGCAAGCCGTTCTCGTCGCTGGGGCTGTTCCACGAGGGCATCCCCTACGACGCCGAGATCGGCGCCGACGGGGACATCGACGTCTCGTGGCACGAACCGATGCACGAACTGCTGCGGCGCGGCGTCGAGGCCGGCTACCGGGACCAGAGCATCTCGGCGTTGTACGAGGTGATCACCAGGCCGCGGCGGTAG
- a CDS encoding energy-coupling factor ABC transporter permease: protein MEPVAMHIADGIINGPTATACAVLAVALLGLCVVKARSDLDDRLVPMAGLTAAFIFAVQMLNFPVLLGVSGHLLGGALAAALVGPWVGALCVAIVLIVQSLLFADGGITALGLNIVNMALIGAFVTYGVLRLLLKALPRTATGVSVAVFITAVVSVAAGASGFVVEYAIGGTTNMPLPTVTGTMLGLHLLIGLGEGLITAATVATVAKTRPDLVYALKGRTPAPLAATVKGAA, encoded by the coding sequence GTGGAACCTGTGGCGATGCACATCGCCGACGGCATCATCAACGGCCCCACCGCCACGGCCTGCGCCGTGCTCGCGGTGGCGCTGCTGGGTCTGTGCGTGGTCAAGGCCCGCTCCGACCTCGATGATCGCCTGGTGCCGATGGCGGGACTGACCGCGGCGTTCATCTTCGCCGTCCAGATGCTGAACTTCCCGGTGCTGCTGGGCGTCAGCGGGCACCTCCTGGGAGGGGCGCTGGCCGCCGCGCTGGTGGGGCCGTGGGTCGGCGCGCTGTGCGTCGCGATCGTCCTGATCGTACAGTCGCTGCTGTTCGCCGACGGCGGGATCACCGCGCTGGGGCTCAACATCGTCAACATGGCGCTGATCGGAGCGTTCGTCACCTACGGGGTGCTGCGACTGCTGCTCAAAGCGTTGCCGCGCACCGCGACCGGCGTCAGCGTCGCCGTGTTCATAACCGCCGTGGTCAGTGTCGCGGCCGGGGCCTCGGGCTTCGTGGTCGAGTACGCCATCGGCGGCACCACGAACATGCCGCTGCCCACCGTCACCGGCACCATGCTGGGGCTGCATCTGCTCATCGGACTCGGGGAGGGGCTCATCACCGCCGCCACCGTGGCGACGGTCGCCAAGACCCGGCCCGACCTGGTGTACGCCCTCAAGGGACGGACACCGGCTCCGCTGGCGGCCACCGTGAAGGGAGCGGCGTGA
- a CDS encoding PDGLE domain-containing protein — protein sequence MRVKTGGFILAGLLLALLLAGVVSNFASGSPDGLDSATLEGCTTNAEGEITGGECMAQKAADHDLSGGPFADYATAGIGNDFLSTAISGVLGVIVVFAIGAGIFWLVKRRDLATDDK from the coding sequence ATGCGCGTCAAGACAGGCGGATTCATCCTGGCCGGGCTGCTGCTGGCCCTGCTGCTGGCCGGAGTGGTGTCCAACTTCGCCTCCGGCTCGCCCGACGGCCTCGACTCGGCCACCCTGGAAGGCTGCACCACCAACGCCGAAGGCGAGATCACCGGCGGCGAGTGCATGGCACAGAAAGCCGCTGACCACGACCTGAGCGGCGGCCCGTTCGCCGACTACGCCACCGCCGGGATCGGCAACGACTTCCTGTCCACGGCGATCTCGGGCGTGCTGGGCGTCATCGTCGTGTTCGCCATCGGCGCCGGGATCTTCTGGCTGGTGAAGCGGCGCGACCTGGCCACGGACGACAAGTAA
- the cbiQ gene encoding cobalt ECF transporter T component CbiQ, which translates to MGAGHALYRPGTTPVHRLPGEVKIAASVTFTIAVVATPRQAVWAFGCYALLLLAVMAVARITPLWLAKRSLIEVPFVALAVLLPFMEGGPYTTWLGLEVSVPGSWGAWNILAKATLGVWASLTLAATTDVTALLAGLNRLRCPAVITQLATFMVRYTHVLASEARRMRVARISRGDNPRFLWQLKGFATGVGVLFLRSFERGERVYVAMLSRGYNGQMPLGSELRAAAVTDWARAALLPVAAGAIAATAIML; encoded by the coding sequence ATGGGCGCCGGGCACGCGCTGTACCGGCCCGGCACGACGCCGGTGCACCGGCTGCCCGGCGAAGTCAAGATCGCCGCCTCGGTCACCTTCACCATCGCGGTCGTGGCCACGCCCCGGCAGGCGGTGTGGGCCTTCGGTTGCTACGCGCTGCTGCTTTTGGCCGTCATGGCCGTGGCCCGGATCACTCCACTGTGGCTGGCGAAGCGGAGTCTCATCGAGGTGCCGTTCGTGGCGCTGGCGGTGCTGCTGCCGTTCATGGAGGGCGGGCCGTACACGACCTGGCTGGGCCTGGAAGTGTCGGTGCCCGGCAGCTGGGGCGCCTGGAACATCCTGGCCAAAGCGACGCTGGGCGTGTGGGCGTCGCTGACCCTGGCCGCCACCACCGACGTCACCGCGCTGCTGGCCGGACTCAACCGGCTGCGCTGCCCGGCGGTCATCACCCAGCTGGCCACCTTCATGGTCCGCTACACCCACGTGCTGGCCTCCGAGGCGCGACGGATGCGGGTCGCCCGGATCTCGCGCGGCGACAACCCGCGGTTCCTGTGGCAGCTCAAGGGTTTCGCCACCGGCGTCGGGGTGCTGTTCCTGCGTTCCTTCGAACGCGGCGAACGCGTCTACGTCGCCATGCTGTCGCGCGGCTACAACGGCCAGATGCCGCTGGGTTCGGAGCTGCGCGCCGCCGCCGTCACCGACTGGGCGCGGGCGGCGTTGCTGCCGGTGGCGGCCGGTGCCATCGCGGCGACGGCGATAATGCTGTGA
- a CDS encoding energy-coupling factor ABC transporter ATP-binding protein, whose translation MLRVEEVQFAYPDGRVALSGVNLDVAEGERVALLGPNGAGKTTFILQLNGILTGTGSIHVDGLPVSKPHLAEIRRRVGIVFQDPDDQLFMPTVAEDVGFGPANLGLRGAELSARVDEALAAVGMAEHRDRAPHHLSFGQRRRVAVATVLAMRPAILVMDEPSSNLDPAARRELADILLGLDVTLLMVTHDLPYAYQLCQRSVILDNGRIVADAPTAEILADEGLLAAHRLELPYGFSVANAG comes from the coding sequence ATGTTGCGGGTAGAGGAAGTCCAGTTCGCGTATCCGGACGGCCGGGTCGCGCTGTCGGGCGTGAACCTGGACGTCGCCGAGGGCGAACGGGTGGCGCTGCTGGGACCCAACGGGGCCGGGAAGACCACCTTCATCCTGCAGCTCAACGGCATCCTCACCGGCACCGGCAGCATCCACGTCGACGGCCTGCCGGTGTCCAAACCCCACCTGGCCGAGATCCGCCGCCGGGTGGGCATCGTGTTCCAGGACCCTGACGACCAGCTGTTCATGCCGACGGTCGCCGAGGACGTCGGCTTCGGCCCGGCCAACCTGGGGCTGCGCGGCGCCGAACTGTCGGCCCGCGTCGACGAAGCGCTGGCGGCGGTCGGCATGGCCGAGCACCGCGACCGCGCCCCGCACCACCTGTCCTTCGGCCAGCGACGCCGGGTGGCGGTGGCCACGGTACTGGCGATGCGCCCGGCGATCCTGGTCATGGACGAACCGTCCTCGAACCTGGACCCGGCCGCCCGCCGCGAACTGGCCGACATCCTGCTGGGGCTGGACGTCACGCTGCTCATGGTGACCCACGACCTGCCCTACGCGTACCAGCTGTGCCAGCGCTCCGTCATCCTCGACAATGGACGCATTGTGGCCGACGCGCCGACCGCCGAGATCCTCGCCGACGAAGGCCTGCTGGCCGCGCACCGGCTGGAGCTGCCCTACGGGTTCTCGGTGGCCAACGCGGGCTGA
- a CDS encoding DMT family transporter — translation MPEAASTPSLWRRFLLGPLLSGVFILMWTSGFIVGPIGVSLAPPLALTFWRFVMAATVMVLVSLVTRAPWPRTRAAWLQLVTTGVLMQAAMFSGAYIGLSLGVSAGLAALINGSAPVIIAVAGTFVLREKLSLVQWLGTALGFAGIAIAVSGELDGAHIGVGAAFALLGTAGFAAGTLIQRKVGAKTDLRTGAAVQLSAAALVTAPVAFFHGGLAMPVTPATMATLSWLAIGNSVLALGLMFFLLRHRKAADTTRMMLVVPPLTAVVAWPLLGQVPDAFIWTGLVVSAVGIAIAARRPKPVVELPRPAAAQPALATENP, via the coding sequence ATGCCCGAAGCCGCGTCCACGCCGTCGCTGTGGCGCCGGTTCCTGTTGGGGCCGTTGCTGTCGGGCGTGTTCATACTCATGTGGACCAGCGGCTTCATCGTCGGCCCGATCGGCGTCAGTCTCGCGCCGCCGCTGGCGCTGACGTTCTGGCGGTTCGTCATGGCCGCCACCGTCATGGTGCTGGTGAGCCTGGTGACCCGGGCGCCGTGGCCCAGGACCCGGGCGGCCTGGCTGCAACTGGTCACCACCGGCGTCCTGATGCAGGCGGCCATGTTCAGCGGCGCCTACATCGGACTGTCGCTGGGCGTGTCGGCCGGACTCGCCGCGCTCATCAACGGTTCCGCGCCGGTGATCATCGCCGTGGCCGGGACCTTCGTGCTGCGGGAGAAGCTGTCGCTGGTGCAGTGGCTGGGCACCGCGCTGGGTTTCGCGGGCATCGCCATCGCCGTCAGCGGCGAGCTGGACGGCGCCCACATCGGCGTCGGCGCGGCCTTCGCGCTGCTGGGCACTGCGGGTTTCGCGGCCGGAACCCTGATCCAGCGCAAGGTCGGCGCCAAGACGGACCTGCGCACCGGGGCGGCGGTGCAGCTGAGTGCCGCCGCGCTCGTCACCGCGCCGGTGGCGTTCTTCCACGGTGGACTGGCGATGCCGGTCACGCCCGCGACCATGGCGACGCTGAGCTGGCTGGCGATCGGCAACTCGGTGCTGGCGCTGGGTTTGATGTTCTTCCTGCTGCGGCACCGCAAGGCCGCCGACACCACCCGGATGATGCTGGTGGTGCCACCGCTGACGGCGGTGGTGGCCTGGCCGCTGCTGGGCCAGGTCCCGGACGCGTTCATCTGGACCGGGCTGGTGGTGTCCGCGGTCGGGATCGCGATCGCTGCCCGCAGGCCGAAACCGGTGGTGGAACTGCCGCGTCCGGCCGCGGCTCAGCCCGCGTTGGCCACCGAGAACCCGTAG
- a CDS encoding TetR/AcrR family transcriptional regulator → MNEEEPAQRIARTTELLWGTGQPGKRGPKPRLSLDKIARAAIAIADADGLAAVSMQRVAADLGYTPMSLYTYVPNKELLLEAMLDVVAGSRLPEPREFDDWRTEMHAYVADMWKMFERHPWVLHVQVVGPPTGPGQLRWFERLLSILDKTGLSLPEYPSVGLFLLAAVRGMAKLTLDMRDLHGSAADARAADAASDSMIAKYVDPVNFPLLTSVYSQPPPETEPGWYRPGVVPEDLRYGTDRLLDGIEAQVARSRDTG, encoded by the coding sequence ATGAACGAGGAAGAACCGGCGCAGCGCATCGCGCGCACCACCGAACTGTTGTGGGGCACCGGACAACCGGGCAAGCGCGGGCCGAAACCCCGGCTCAGCCTCGACAAGATCGCGCGGGCCGCCATCGCGATCGCCGACGCCGACGGCCTGGCCGCCGTGTCGATGCAGCGGGTCGCCGCCGACCTGGGCTACACGCCGATGTCGCTGTACACCTACGTCCCCAACAAGGAGCTGCTGCTGGAGGCGATGCTGGACGTCGTCGCCGGAAGCCGCCTGCCCGAACCGCGCGAGTTCGACGACTGGCGCACCGAGATGCACGCCTACGTCGCCGACATGTGGAAGATGTTCGAGCGCCACCCGTGGGTGCTGCACGTCCAGGTCGTCGGACCACCCACCGGACCGGGGCAGCTGCGCTGGTTCGAACGGCTGTTGTCCATACTCGACAAAACTGGACTGTCGCTGCCGGAGTACCCGTCGGTGGGCCTGTTCCTGCTGGCGGCGGTGCGCGGCATGGCGAAGCTGACCCTGGACATGCGCGATCTGCACGGCTCCGCCGCCGACGCCCGGGCCGCCGACGCGGCCTCCGACAGCATGATCGCCAAGTATGTCGACCCGGTGAACTTCCCGCTGTTGACCTCCGTGTACAGCCAGCCGCCGCCCGAGACCGAGCCCGGCTGGTACCGCCCCGGCGTGGTGCCCGAGGACCTGCGCTATGGCACCGACCGGCTGCTGGACGGCATCGAGGCCCAGGTGGCGCGCTCCCGCGACACCGGCTGA
- a CDS encoding DUF2306 domain-containing protein: MTTTTNTPAAVAKPPRIRWWKRPWVVPLFFIATVFLAFSVPRYLTFDPANSFIDIPDWFPPYYALLVTHVVFAAVAMVTCCMQIWPWLRARKPKWHRISGRVYVFVGVLPAGLSALVIGAITPFGPVAAASSLIMAPLWLVFTFTGYRMARQRRFVEHRRWMIRSFALTMSIVLNRFLGAAATITLLRYKDSDFHGDDKIVTYLAAGMTTWLGWTICLLIAEWWLERGTAAQRRARKAKRANQTQPPRHQATRPAAEPQPGPAPTAPLTEAPPRVPPPQAAPLPPAAEPPRVPPPPAAPAPYGSGPTR; encoded by the coding sequence ATGACCACCACGACCAACACCCCCGCCGCCGTCGCCAAGCCACCGAGGATCCGCTGGTGGAAACGACCCTGGGTGGTGCCGCTGTTCTTCATCGCCACCGTTTTCCTCGCGTTCTCGGTGCCGCGATACCTCACCTTCGACCCGGCCAATTCGTTCATCGACATCCCCGACTGGTTCCCGCCGTACTACGCACTGCTGGTGACCCACGTTGTTTTCGCGGCCGTGGCGATGGTCACCTGCTGCATGCAGATCTGGCCATGGCTGCGAGCCCGCAAACCGAAGTGGCACCGCATCAGTGGCCGCGTCTACGTCTTCGTTGGAGTGCTGCCTGCCGGACTCTCGGCCCTGGTCATCGGCGCGATCACCCCGTTCGGCCCGGTGGCGGCGGCCAGCTCGCTGATCATGGCGCCGTTGTGGCTCGTCTTCACCTTCACCGGTTACCGGATGGCCCGGCAGCGCCGCTTCGTCGAACACCGCCGCTGGATGATCCGCAGCTTCGCGCTGACCATGTCGATCGTCCTGAACCGGTTCCTCGGGGCCGCCGCGACCATCACCCTGTTGCGGTACAAGGACTCCGACTTCCACGGCGACGACAAGATCGTCACCTACCTGGCGGCGGGCATGACCACCTGGCTGGGCTGGACGATCTGCCTGCTCATCGCCGAATGGTGGCTGGAACGCGGCACCGCCGCCCAGCGCCGAGCCCGCAAAGCCAAGCGCGCCAACCAAACCCAGCCGCCGCGGCACCAGGCCACGCGCCCGGCCGCCGAGCCGCAACCGGGCCCCGCCCCCACGGCGCCGCTGACCGAAGCCCCGCCGCGGGTACCGCCACCCCAGGCCGCGCCGCTGCCACCCGCCGCCGAGCCGCCGCGGGTGCCGCCACCACCGGCAGCACCCGCGCCGTACGGGTCGGGGCCCACGCGTTAG
- a CDS encoding dienelactone hydrolase family protein — protein MTGPTEAVATVGERVNVGTSGMGAYVARPDRPGTYPGVLIGFEIFGVTPYIRRMADRVASLGYLAIAPDFHHRDAPGVELTADAEGRSRGLELTRRLTRASVAEDLDATREYLERRPEATGAEAMVGFSLGGHIGFVAAAHLKLKALAAFYPGWLTGGDIPLSTPEPTLELTDDISGRVLLVLGEGDHLIDAEQRDRIAARFAGTRHDLVVYPWAPHGFACDERESYDADYTRHAWSLVAKVLAEEL, from the coding sequence GTGACCGGACCCACCGAGGCGGTGGCGACGGTCGGCGAGCGGGTGAACGTCGGGACGTCCGGGATGGGCGCGTATGTCGCGCGCCCGGACCGGCCGGGGACGTACCCGGGGGTCCTGATCGGGTTCGAGATCTTCGGGGTCACACCTTATATACGTCGCATGGCCGATCGGGTCGCCTCGCTGGGGTACCTGGCGATCGCGCCGGACTTCCACCACCGCGACGCCCCCGGCGTCGAGCTGACCGCCGACGCGGAGGGGCGTTCGCGGGGGTTGGAGTTGACGCGGCGGCTGACGCGTGCGTCGGTCGCCGAGGATCTGGACGCGACCCGGGAGTATCTGGAGCGGCGGCCCGAGGCGACCGGTGCCGAGGCGATGGTGGGCTTCAGTCTCGGAGGGCACATCGGGTTCGTCGCCGCCGCGCACCTGAAGCTCAAGGCGTTGGCGGCGTTCTATCCCGGGTGGCTCACCGGAGGCGATATTCCACTGAGTACTCCCGAGCCGACGTTGGAGCTGACCGACGACATCTCGGGCCGCGTCCTGTTGGTGCTGGGCGAGGGCGACCATCTCATCGACGCCGAGCAGCGCGATCGCATCGCCGCGCGGTTCGCGGGCACCCGGCACGACCTGGTCGTCTACCCGTGGGCGCCGCACGGTTTCGCGTGCGACGAGCGGGAGAGCTACGACGCCGACTACACCCGGCACGCGTGGAGCCTGGTGGCGAAGGTGCTGGCCGAGGAGCTCTAA